In Phycisphaerae bacterium, the genomic window ACAGAGCCATTTTAGCCTGCGGAACCGGTATAGGGATGAGTATAGCCGCAAATAAAGTCAAGGGGGTCAGAGCTGCATTGTGCAATGACGAGTTGAGCGCCCGGGTTTCACGCCATCATAATGACGCAAATGTGCTTTGCCTGTCGGGGGACCTGATAGGGGAAGTATTACTGCGAAAAATAGTTGAAGTCTGGCTGGAAACGGAATTCGATGGCGGAAGACACCAGAGAAGAATTAATAAAATAATGGCTATTGAAGAAGGTAAAGACCCGAGAGACATAAAAAATACAAAGGGCAAATAGCCGCACAAGCGCAAAAAAATTTCAAGTTTTTGTTTTGCGTTTTTTTCGTAATAGTTTCAAATCACGCCAGGCAGGAAACCAGGAAAAAGCGTTTCGAGGCGATTGAGTTAAATGGCAGGCAAAGAATATTCAGCTTATCAGCGGGACGTTATCTCGAGATACTATGAAAATCTCGATACGATAACGTTAAACAACCTACAGGAGTTAGTCAGCCAGCTTTACCTTGCCGGTAGTAAATCCAAGCAGACCCAGCTCTGGGAACGAGCACACAAGGCGATGCTGAAACTTAAGGTTAAACCTGCGATAATCGAGCATATTATGAACAAAAAAGATGTGGTCATCTTAGCGAAGAACCTCGAGGACTGGCTCGATACATCAAAGAAATAGATTTTCTACTTATGGGGGAAGTAGCTCGCCTTTATCCAGTTGAAGTTTAAAATAAAGTGAAGGGCGATCAGACATAGAAATATAGCGCCGCCGGTTTTGTGAAAAATGCCGAAGACCTTAAACGAGAGATGGTCGCGAAGCAATACCGTTGCCGCCTGGTTGATGAAAAACAGAAGTAAAATCGGATTTAAGATTTTAAGGGCGGTGTTTCTTTTCATAATCGTTTCCCCCTTTTAATATAAACAGAACAACATCAGCCTAACTATTTGAGGAATGATTGGCAAGCAATTTTACGACTGTCTCGGGTTTTATCTCGGCGAGGGAGTCGAAGATTAAATCGGCGTTTGCCTTCGCCAGATCTGAGCGGTTTCGAGTCGTGGTCAGGGCGATTACGGCCATTTTAGCAGCTTTGGCGGCCTCAATACCGGCGACGGCGTCTTCGACAACCACGCAGCTTCTCGCCGGAATTGAAAGTTTAACGGCGGCCTTGAGAAAAACCTGCGGAGAGGGTTTGCCTTCGGTGACATCATCAGAGGTAACATAAACGTCGAAATACCGGTCGAAGCAGAGACGCTCGCGGATAAGGTCAAGATTGGTTTTGGGTGCGGACGAGCCTATAGCCAAAGAAAAGCCGGTTTTCTTCAGGCCGGCCAGGAGTGTTTCGAGGCGTTCGTCCGGGGCGAGTTTATCGGCGATGATTCGACGATAAAGCTGCTCTTTCCAGTCTGAGAGCTGCTTGAGCTGACTGGAAGAGAGCGTCCGGCCGAACAGCATAGGGAGGATTCTGTCGTTGGTCATTCCGAAGGTGGCGGCAAAGAAATCATCGGATATGTCAACGCCCTGTTTTTCGGCAAAGGCGAACCAAGCCTGTTTATGCGCCCAGCCGGTGTCAACCAGGACGCCATCAAGGTCAAAGATAACGGCTTTCTTAGGCCGATTTGTTCGAGAATCAGATGCAGTATCAATCAAAGGGTAGTTTTACGCCGCCTGTCGGTGATTTTTGTACTTCGCTTTTACGGCCTTCGACGGGCGCTGCTGCCCCGGTCTTTTTGAGTCGGCAAATAAGCCCTTCAGACAGCTTCGCTAAATCGCCCTCGATGACCTTTGCATAGGAGATTTTCGGCATTACCTTGTCAATTCTTATAGTTGCAACGAGAGTCTCCGTTGTACCCAGAGATTCCCTTGTATCAGCATCGAATAATTCCTTGCCCTGCGAGACGATATCCAATAATTGCCCGACCGCGATTCTTGAGCCGCCCTGATTGATAATGACCTGTCCGTCTTTATCGATGCTCGCGATGCGGATGGGGTAGAGATTGTCGATGATAATATCAACCATCTGATTGGCGGCCATTCCAATGAAATTATCCGTCAGCTCCTTCCAGTCGAGGTCCTGCGGCTCCCATTTTTTGACGAGCTTCTTGATATCATTGACCTTATCGAGCGCGATATCGAGGACGCCTGCCAGTTTGACTTGTCTTGTCGGACCGACGATGAGGCGGTATTCGAAAGAAAAATGTGCCTCATACTCGGTAACCGTTCGGCCGATGGCCTGCGAATAAGATTCTTTAGTCACGATGCCGGCCCTGTTGATTGTTCCGACGAGCATATAGTCAACGCCGAGGGCCTCGCCCAGCTTGGCCATTTCCTCCATAGAAGCATCGCCTGAGAGTAGGAAGTTTCTTTCCTGAGCGAATTCCTGCATATATTCACGGTCGAGGACATTGAACTTGTTTGTCTGCGTCAGCGCGGCGGTCAATTTCTGCGAGAACAGGCGCGATGTATCGAGGGACGGGTTTAAGATATTGCCGAACTGGTAAAATCCAGTAAGTGTCCTTATGGGCATTACGGCAAGTTTCAAGCGGGCGCTTTTTTCAGGAGACTCATAATCGAATACCGCAACCTTCAGCGTTACCTCGTAGGTGCCGTCGTCGAGCTTTTTCTCGTTTAAGACCTCATAGGTTTTTACCAAACCTGCAACGTCGGTCCTGAGGGTGGTTCCGCCGGTATCAACACCTACGGCGTCGAACTCGACTTTTTTGCCGGATGGGGTTTTTTCGATGTCCGCTGATGCGGAACGATAACTGAAATCGGTGTTTATGGAACTAATCGCGACGCCTTTGACCTGTGCGACGGCCTGTCTGAGGGCATTATTAATTGCCTCGTCTCTGCTGACGCCGCGGCCTTTCGTTTCGACTGTTTTAGTCGTATTGGGGTCGGCGGAAAACACCTGCGGGCAAGCCAATGCGAGGATGGTCAAAAAGAGAAGTGCCTTTTTCATTTTTAGGGCCTCCCATAAAAGTAAAATAACACGTTTTTTTACGTTACCAGGCAACGGACTTATTGCTGCCGCGTTTTCCTATGAGGGTTTCATTCTGCCAGATTACAAGTCCGCTGGCAATTTCCGAAACCCTGAGCTGGAAATAGTACTCAACCTGCTGGCGGTTTTTGTCGTAACGGACATTCCTCTGGAAAATTTTGCCGGAGACGCTCAGGTGAGGCGAAACCAACGTGCCTTTTCCCGGAAGGGTATCCTGGTCAAATTCATCCTCGATGTCCGAATCTTTAATATCCTTCCTTATGTCATAGGTCGTCTGGTCTATTTTGCTGCCGACGGCGGAGGTCATAACAACCTGGCCGCTATTGAGAAGCTCCTGCTCGACTTTGGCCATCAGCTGGTCGGTGTCGATTCTCTGCATAGTGTCATTTACAATACGGCCTGTTGCCATAACATACCTGCTGCCGTCCGCTTTCTTCAGTGCGCCCGAACCGAGCATAGACTGAACCATTTCACTTGCGGCCTGGTCAAAGTCCCTGTAATCGAGGGCCATAACAGGCTTGCCGTCATCATGCATAGTGTCGATGTATGAAGTTTGCGGCGCGCAGCCGGTGAGCAAAATAACGCCCATTGCGATGATTTGAAATACTGCTGTTTTCATAAATTACTCCCACTTTCTTGTATCCATTCTGAAATTTACAGCTTCGGGTCTTGGGGCGACGACTTTGAAACTAAACGTAGATTTACCCATCGCCGACATTCGCTGCCAAACACTCGTTTTGGTTTGAATCACCACACCGTCCTGGTCAATCCATTCCACCCTGTATTGGAACTTTCTGGTAAATTGCGATTCGTTGTGTCCGTTAACGTTAAGCTCGAGAACTCCGCCTTTAGTCCTGCGCAAAATGGCCTGGTCAACTTTAATACCTTCGCCAATCAATGCACTAAAGGCATAGCCGACAGGCCGGGTCACGACGTTATCAACAAGGTCATCGCTTCCCACGTCCGCCCTTAAGTGGATGTTGGAGTCCGGCGGCTCATGACAACCTGCAAACACCAACGCAACGGCAAAAAGCAATATTATGTTTATGATCGTTTTCATTTTTTACCCCTATTGTAAAAGGAAATATCTGTTTAAAAAGCCATAACATTACAAACCGGCACAGCCCGGTTAGTTATTATCTTAATATAAACAATCGCATTATTACACTGGGGAATATCAATGTCAAGCGGGAGAGAGCCCGGGGGAGTAATTTTTAATTTGCCGTCTTTCGGCTTCGGCAAGCGCGCAACCTGAAAATCTTTCGGCAAAGCCGTCCATATCCTTACATCCGCTGCGGTCGTTGCGAAACTATAAGCCGCCATTGCGAACGACATAGCCGTTGCAGCATTGGAGCCCTGCTGCTCAATAGCATACTGAGCAACCGCCTTTGCCGTTGCAGATATAATAGCCCTTATCAAAATACCGGGGTAATCTTTGCTGAACTCGGTCTGAACGACCCTGTCCATATCGGCAACTGGAAGCGTCATATACTCCTTGCCATCGGCATTTACGAGCAAATACGGGAACGCCTGATTCCTGAATTCCAATTTCGGCAGAGCAATGCCGACGTATTTAACATGGCTTGTAACAATGAACACGGGCAGGTCTATGCGGAATTCTTCCTTTACAGGACCGAGGCCGTTTTCGAAGATTACCCAGACCGTATTTTCGAGCCGCCCTCCCCCGCCAAGTACTCCCTCAGTAACACTGAGGTCCTCGGCTATAAAGGGATTGTTTCCAACCATTCCGTAAGATTCTTTGAGTAAATCCACCGCCTTGGTGTGGTCACCGACCAGATTGAAATATACACCCGCCATATAAGTCGCAAACGGATTGACGAAATCGGGGTAGGCCTGGAAATTATAAAGGTTTGGGTATTTCTGTGCCAGCAGGTCATGCGTTGTCTGACTTTCAGCGGTTGATTTTGCCTGCGCGCTTTGCTGCTGATTCTTCTCCATCTCGGCGTTTAATTTATTTATTTCTTCGACGAATTTTTCCTTTGCGCGCCTCTGCCTGTCGAGGGCACGATTGAACTCAACTCTCGCCAAATCCTGTTTACCTTCGGCCATAAAATTCAGGGCTTTATACGTGTTGAGCATCACGCCGTCATACTCTTCGCCTCTATAAGGGATGACATTTTCATTAACGGCCGTTGAGCCAATAATATCGCCGCCCTTAAACTGCTCATCATAGAATTTCAGCATACCCTCGGCCTTGTCGAAACACTCGGTGCTTTTGGGGTAATTCTGGCGGATTCTTTCAACGGAGGCAAGCTGCAGCGCCCAGAGCAGGTCCTCGCCATTCGGATTTTTCCGCTGGCCTATCTTTTTCTCGGCAAAAAGAGCGGAGTTATCGTAATTCGATGCCTCGAAACTCGTGTTAAAGACCTTAAGCTGGTCTTTGGGGGCATTACAACCGGTTGAAAAAGATAAACTAAAAAGGGTTAAGATTGCGAACAAAAAAGGACAGCCGACTTTTGCTTTATTCATTATCGCTCTCCAAATCAAGTCCACTGCACATATTTAAAAACAATCAGGCGCAATTATATTATCAGCAAAGCTATGGTCAAGAAAAATGCCCGGAGTTTTAACCGGTTTTAAGATGTTCCCTGTTTCGGGATTTTACCCCCCCCGGCCGCCGATTACCATCGACAATCGCCTATTCCTGCGGCGTGGTGGAACAGGCAGTTACTACCCTGTTTCGCCCGGAGTGTTTCGCTTCGTAGAGTGCGTCGTCGGCGCGTTTTAATACGGTTTCTGCGGTATCCGGCGGAGGCCCTTCGCTCCATTCAGCCAGACCGCAGCTTATCGTAACCGATTTGATTTTAGGCAGTGAAATAGTTTTAACGTGACGTCTCAGCCTCTCCAGAAGGACTTTAGCGCCGCTGAGTTTCGTTTCGAGCATCAGCAGGACGAATTCATCGCCTCCATATCGAGCGATTATAACATCCGTCGTTCGCACATTGTGCCGCATAGTTTTGGCCAAGAGTTTTAGCACCTTATCGCCGGCAACGTGGCCGGCGGTGTCGTTGATTTGCTTGAAGTTGTCGACATCCACAACAGCAATAGAAAAACAGCAATCGTAGCGCGCCGCCCTTGCACACTCAGCCTTGAGGACCCTCTCAAGCACGCGGCGCGTTCCAAGGCCGGTTAAAGGGTCTGTCTCGCTGTCACGCCGAGCTTCCTCGTAATTCTGATAGAGTTTCGCGTTGGTAAGGTTCACATTGAGGACATCCCGCAAAAGCGAAGCCTTGTACAGCAGCAGCTCTTCGGGGCCGGTCGAGTCCGGATTATGCCAGCACATACAAAGAAACCCGCACATAGTTACGCTGCTGTCGGCATTGCCGTTGGTCTGGTCGCAGATACTAATCGGAATGATAAGTCCCGTCGGCTTACTGCACTGATTACAGACTTCTTTGCATATTTCGCTGCAGGGTTCGCCGAAGACAATTCGCCTGTCCAGTGATAATTCCCTGATTTTCTCCTGGCTAAGCAGCTTCTCTCTGGTAGGCGGAAAACCTCTTCGATAAATTACAGGGGATGGAGAATCTTTTTGGTTAAAGCAGAGGATAGCACGGTCGGCATTGAAGCTTTTTGGGACTTCGTTTATAGCCAACGCGACAACATCTTCAAATTCGAGACTTTTTAATCCGGTAGGAAGCATAGCAAGCTGTTCGGCCGCGCTTCTCATCGCTTCATTATTACTGAGCTGATGAGCTATTACGTCCCTGCTGGAGACCATACCTATGGGGACGCCATTCTCAACAATCGGCACATGGCGTATCTTGTGTTCGGCCATGAGCTGCTCGACCTTTACAGCCGGGGTGTCCGTAGTGCAGGATACCACATCGGTGGTCATAATGTCCCTGACAGATAGACTTTCCGGCGACAAAGCCTTGGTCATTACTTTTGCAAGCATATCCCGCTCGGTAACTATGCCGGAAAATTTATTCTGCGCATCAAGCACTATGAGACATCCGACCTGATTATCAGTCATTTTTTTGGCCGCCTGTGCGACAGTGTCATTTTCTTTGATTGTCAGGATCTCAAGCGGCTCTACTGCCTGCTCAATATCTTTCACTGTCGGTATTTTCATAACCCTGGGGCCTTTTCAAACAAAAAGCTTTTAAACATTGCCTTTATCGGATAAAAAATTGGTGCCTGATTAACGGAAAACCTGCTACTTATACGTGTTTTTAGAAAAAAAACAAGTCTAACTTGTGATACTGCGAGAGGCTTCATCTGCGCCACTCGGGCTTGCGAACCATCAATGGCGGCATCTGCTGAGGATTGGCCCTCTGATTGGTCTTATTAACACAACTCCTGTTACTCGGATACCAGCGGATGTTGAACAGCTTGACGTTCAAAGGCAATCCGCCTTCGTGAAGCCCCCTGCGGCGGGCGAAATAAGGCTTGTTTTTCTCTAATTTACTAAACATCATCGATTCTCTTCTGAAGCAGCACTTAAACAGCTTTGAACCATCACCCTCCTATCGGCCGATTTTCACAACGACTTTTGTAAAATATCCAAGGGGATTAATGCGCAACGCCATTAACAGCAAAAGGTTACGTTTTGTGATATATTACAAAATGTGGCCCTATAATGTGACCGGTAGTCAAAGATTCACCGGCATTTTCCACTGAGCTGAATACTCTTTCACTATTATGTTTTACCAATTTGCCTGTTTGATGCTCTGCCATTTGGCCGGCTGGAAGTCGATTTTGAGTAATTCAACCCGGCTGATAAGCCATCCGCCATTGGACTGCTTCTCAAGGTTTGCCTGCACTTCTACAAGCATTTGCTGCTTGAAGCCTTGATAAATGAAACTTCGCTTGTCGAATAATATCCTTACAGTAAAAATTGTGGTCGCTTTTGGCGGCTGAATATCCATTGAGACAGGTCTTTTTATGTTCTTTTCAATAAGAGGTTCTGAGAGCATCTCTCTGCAGTATTCCATCAAAACACTTTTCGAGCGGTGTATCGAATCGGCATAGTCATCGGCGATAATAGTCTCGATGGTAGCGGGGTCTTCGTCCTCGACGGCTTGCACGCCTTTATCAATCACAGCATTGATTTTTTCCAAATCGGTCTCGACGAGAAAATCCAGACCGAAAGCGGCGACAACTAAAAGCGCCGGCAGAAGCCATAACCACCAATGATATTTTCCCGGGGCGACACTCCGAAGTATCAGCAGAATGAGCGAGGCGACGGCCGCTATGATTATCAAACCCCACGGATGCTCAAAGACATCGAACATTGGTTTAAAATTTCCCCAATTAGTTCCGCAATGCCTGCACCGGCGAAGGTATTCGACCTTTCCGGTTGATGAACTCAGGCGAGGCGGTTTTCGCCACCTTCATAACGGGGGCCGAGCCGAGAAGGCCGCCGAAATGCACAATCCCGCCCGCCTTTCTGCCGATGGCGGGAATTACCCGCACGCCTGTGGTTTTATTGTTTATCACGCCGATTGAAAGCTCATCGGCGATTATCGCCGAGAGCGTTTCGGCGTCCGTGTTGCCCGGCACGGCGAACATATCCAGGCCGACCGAACATACGCTGGTCAATGCTTCGAGCTTTTCGAGATTCAAGGTACCGTCGCGGACGGCCCGAATCATACCTGCATCTTCGCTGATGGGAATAAACGTTCCAGATAGTCCCCCCACGTTCCCGGAAGCCATAGCGCCGCCTTTTTTTACGGCGTCCATCAAAAGAGCCAGTGCCGCCGTCGAGCCGGGTAGTCCCATGCGTCTGACGCCCATTGCCTCGATAATATCCGCCACCGAATCGCCGGCCGACGTTGTCGATGCCAGGGAGATATCGACAATGCCGAAATCGATTTTCATTAGTTCCGCTATTTCGCGGCCGATAAGCTCGCCGGCACGGGTAATCTTAAAAACGGTCCGCTTGATT contains:
- a CDS encoding YcfL family protein; its protein translation is MKTIINIILLFAVALVFAGCHEPPDSNIHLRADVGSDDLVDNVVTRPVGYAFSALIGEGIKVDQAILRRTKGGVLELNVNGHNESQFTRKFQYRVEWIDQDGVVIQTKTSVWQRMSAMGKSTFSFKVVAPRPEAVNFRMDTRKWE
- the rpiB gene encoding ribose 5-phosphate isomerase B — translated: MKVAVGNDHRGFEAKQQIKSIISQLGHEVVDVGSNDDNPVDYPDAAYLAATAVSNKEADRAILACGTGIGMSIAANKVKGVRAALCNDELSARVSRHHNDANVLCLSGDLIGEVLLRKIVEVWLETEFDGGRHQRRINKIMAIEEGKDPRDIKNTKGK
- a CDS encoding diguanylate cyclase, which codes for MKIPTVKDIEQAVEPLEILTIKENDTVAQAAKKMTDNQVGCLIVLDAQNKFSGIVTERDMLAKVMTKALSPESLSVRDIMTTDVVSCTTDTPAVKVEQLMAEHKIRHVPIVENGVPIGMVSSRDVIAHQLSNNEAMRSAAEQLAMLPTGLKSLEFEDVVALAINEVPKSFNADRAILCFNQKDSPSPVIYRRGFPPTREKLLSQEKIRELSLDRRIVFGEPCSEICKEVCNQCSKPTGLIIPISICDQTNGNADSSVTMCGFLCMCWHNPDSTGPEELLLYKASLLRDVLNVNLTNAKLYQNYEEARRDSETDPLTGLGTRRVLERVLKAECARAARYDCCFSIAVVDVDNFKQINDTAGHVAGDKVLKLLAKTMRHNVRTTDVIIARYGGDEFVLLMLETKLSGAKVLLERLRRHVKTISLPKIKSVTISCGLAEWSEGPPPDTAETVLKRADDALYEAKHSGRNRVVTACSTTPQE
- a CDS encoding CsgG/HfaB family protein, with protein sequence MKKALLFLTILALACPQVFSADPNTTKTVETKGRGVSRDEAINNALRQAVAQVKGVAISSINTDFSYRSASADIEKTPSGKKVEFDAVGVDTGGTTLRTDVAGLVKTYEVLNEKKLDDGTYEVTLKVAVFDYESPEKSARLKLAVMPIRTLTGFYQFGNILNPSLDTSRLFSQKLTAALTQTNKFNVLDREYMQEFAQERNFLLSGDASMEEMAKLGEALGVDYMLVGTINRAGIVTKESYSQAIGRTVTEYEAHFSFEYRLIVGPTRQVKLAGVLDIALDKVNDIKKLVKKWEPQDLDWKELTDNFIGMAANQMVDIIIDNLYPIRIASIDKDGQVIINQGGSRIAVGQLLDIVSQGKELFDADTRESLGTTETLVATIRIDKVMPKISYAKVIEGDLAKLSEGLICRLKKTGAAAPVEGRKSEVQKSPTGGVKLPFD
- a CDS encoding HAD family phosphatase, with the protein product MIDTASDSRTNRPKKAVIFDLDGVLVDTGWAHKQAWFAFAEKQGVDISDDFFAATFGMTNDRILPMLFGRTLSSSQLKQLSDWKEQLYRRIIADKLAPDERLETLLAGLKKTGFSLAIGSSAPKTNLDLIRERLCFDRYFDVYVTSDDVTEGKPSPQVFLKAAVKLSIPARSCVVVEDAVAGIEAAKAAKMAVIALTTTRNRSDLAKANADLIFDSLAEIKPETVVKLLANHSSNS
- the lpoB gene encoding penicillin-binding protein activator LpoB, with the protein product MKTAVFQIIAMGVILLTGCAPQTSYIDTMHDDGKPVMALDYRDFDQAASEMVQSMLGSGALKKADGSRYVMATGRIVNDTMQRIDTDQLMAKVEQELLNSGQVVMTSAVGSKIDQTTYDIRKDIKDSDIEDEFDQDTLPGKGTLVSPHLSVSGKIFQRNVRYDKNRQQVEYYFQLRVSEIASGLVIWQNETLIGKRGSNKSVAW